The Gadus morhua chromosome 10, gadMor3.0, whole genome shotgun sequence genome segment TTATCCAGAAAAATGAGTACCATTATATACAAGTACATACACAGTAATAGGGATATTTTGCCTTTGTCAATGGCATCTTGCAGCCTGCTTTccaaccaatttttttttttaccaatgtAACAAAGTCTTATATATTTGCACAGaatagaaaaagtattttatcaGGCCATCCATGTTGCCTTATCAAATAGGTATAGAGGAATCTGCTGTTTTCCTCCAGTCCTATtatgaagaaaataaattgcATCCCTTCCTCACCAAAAAAGAACTATTGTCATGTGGTAGCCTATACCAAAaataacagaaaaacacaattgTAGCTTTTGATTAGTATgcctatttttgtgtgtgtttaggggggTGGGCTGTTTATCCAGTCTTTTGTGTgatgttaacgtgtgtgtgtgtgtgtgtgtgtgtgtgtgtgtgtgtgtgtgtgtgtgtgtgtgtgtgtgtgtgtgtgtgtgtgtgtgtgtgtgtgtgtgtgtgtgtgtgtgtgtgtgtgtgtgtgtgtgtgtgtgtgtgtgtgtgtggggcccgGCGCCCCCTGTGGCTCTCTCCATCAGTTCTTGAGCACTGAGTTGGCCTGCGCCGTAGACGAGAGTAAGAAGACCCCGAACGACCTGATCCACGCGGCGAATGTCAAGGCGGGTCGAGACAAATACAAGACCCTCCGTCAGATCCGACAGGGCAACACGAAGCAGCGCATTGATGAGTTCGAGTCCATGTGAGAGCGATCGTATAAGCGTCATAATGAGGCAGAAAGAAACTGACAAAGACATAGATAATAAAGTTTGACACTGTTCTTGATATGATTCCTGCGCAGTCCGAACGCCAACGCAACTTTCCACGGTCTCATTAGATTTTAATTTCAATGATTTGTCACTTAGTGTTCGAAGATCCATTACATGTAGAACACTGTAAAAAAAGATGCCGTGTATTCAAGCAATGGTTTCTAGATCGCTTTGCCCAAAAACCTGAGCATAATTTTGTCCGTTAAAATTGGTACTATATAGCCTATAGGGAAGTCAATATGAGCCTATCAAGTAGACCAATCGTATCTTTATGTATCCTACAATTTTAATGTGTATTTCAACAATTgcctgtaatgtgtgtgtgtgtgtgtgtgtgtgtgtgtgtgtgtgtgtgtgtgtgtgtgtgtgtgtgtgtgtgtgtgtgtgtgtgtgtgtgtgtgtgtgtgtgtgtgtgtgtgtgtgtgtgtgtgtgtgtgtgtgtgtgtcagtgtgtgtgtgtgtgtgtgtgtgtggttaccaGTAATCGATGATCAATGATcgtaaaacaataataaaatgttACAAATCAATTTGATTCAGTTGTCCACCTTCAATTTACCACATATtgaatagaaaaagaaaaaccaaaCCATAGCATTCCACTTCTATGATTAAAAACTTTCCAAAACCTCCAAAGATGGGGGTGTCTCCGAGGCTGCTGTAGCCTACCTGTACTGGATCTGGTTGGTTGTCTCGTGGGATTGGCAACGCGAGATTACCGCGAATTCGCTGTTCGGCAGCCGAGATCTAAAGACGGGGAGGCGCGGAGCTGGCTAGTGGCTACCAAATGACATGACGGTCTGTATTTTCTCTCGCTGAAGTTGCCGACATACTTtcaacaccccccaccccccacctcccttgtACGTCAAAGAAGCGTTGAGAAGTAACGATCGAGTGGTTTTACTTTTGGAAGGGCAAAAAAACTACATTTGCATAATTAGGTAAAACCCCAACGTGTGATTTGGCTGGATACTTAGTTCATTAGAACACAAAGCTATGAATTGAAACCGAATGACCGCTGCCCTTCGCAGAGCAAATTGGAGAATACTTTAATTCACCACGAAAAAGAAGCTGCGTTGAGAGTGATCTTAACACATGACCGAGTCTTCGTATGGTAAGCCAGTCCCCTCTTGTCGGAAAAACTGTTTCTCCTCTTATACATCAACCGTAAAGAAACAATCAAAGATGTCTTTCCACTTGAAAGCGTCTGCACGCGGACTAACTCAGAGCTCGTCAACAGCGAACGGACGCGATCAGCAATATATTTCAGGAGAGACATGTCCCTGCCCGGTGGCCATCGAGCTCAGCACCGCCGTATCCGTGTCCCTGGGCTTGGATTCGGCTCCACAGCCCAACGACCTGAATAATTGCTCCAAGAACGCCTTCGCAGAAAGCGTCCCGTCTGCCGCCGCCAACAGCATACAAAGTGCGTCTGAGTTCGGACCAGGGGTGAGCGTGTCCCCCGAAGTGATCAGGGGGCAGCCGAAAGACccggaggagatggagcagggcGCATTCGATCAGGTGTCTGATGACATGTATCAGGGCAGCTGTATGGGTCTGCTCGGATCCAGTCAAGGGGACTACGCGCTGCCCGAGACGCGTGCTCATCCCGCGATAGCACGATATGTCGTCAAGGAGTCCAACTTGTTCATCATGAACGCTGTGGACGAGCCGTCCGCTCTACCCAAACAGGACGAATTGCTGCACGTGAAGACTTCGACTCAAACGGCGACCCCGCCACTTTTCAGGGACACACCGGGGATGTGGTGCGTTGGTTCGCATGTACTATACAGCGATCGGACCGAGCCGGAGAGAAGTAGATTGTGCGGACATAATTTGTCCTGCAAATACTGTAACTATGGGCAACCCTCATTTGGACCGAGGCAACCCTGCTATTGTGCCCCCTCCAGCGACGGCAACCGAGATGCAAACAGTGGCTTACAGACAGTGATGACTCAGGGGTACGGCCAGGTGGAAAGTTACCAAACTGCGGTTCCACAAGGCCTGGGACATTACTCCAACATCAAGACCGAATCTCCCAGCTGGGTTGAATACAGAGATCCAAGTTTCAGGTAGGTCCGCCAAGTTCATTTTGATAAAATAGGCCAAAGGCCTCCCCCTGATGACACTTCAAATAATGGTAGTCTTCATACACCGTGCCCATTTGACTGCAGTTATTGCAGTTTTATTTAACCATGGCAGGGGGAAAGTAAGGTTGGCGTACGATGAGGCAGCTGTCTACGTTGGTGACCTATAAACATTTCAGCATAATATCATTTGGACTCATGAGAAGGACGTGAGGACTCTGGTGAATGGTGTTGTACAACTCAGCCTAAACCTCTAAACCCCAGGATTAATTTTTATGGCGTCTTATTATACTGCTAAAATTAAAGGAAGTTTATCAGTGCCATTATAAAGGCGACTATTAAATAGTTTTCTACGAATAAGTATAAATTTGGtttgtaatatataatatatatacaaatatgatATTACATTAGTAACAAATATCCTTCAATGAGTCCTTTCTCCAAAATAATAATCTGAAGAAAAACAATGTTATTTAGTTTTATTGCCACCATCTTTCTAAAGTTTCCTACGTTTTACTCGTGGAGCAGTGCCACTCTGAGGTGCTTAGCTAATGGAATTTAGTGATAATCTACCTTTTACACACGTTGTCATCTCTATGAATAGCTATGCTGTActcgtgtgtggtgtgtagcaCTTGTGTTCGCTGGCCGACCACAGTTCATGGCTTCTtgtgtctgcattgcctggctTCCCTTTGCTAGGATGTCTTTTCAACTATAAGACTGCCGTCTTGTGATTCATCGTCTGCCCTAAGGGCAAAAGGTGGAATGGCTCTCCAAAAGGCTTTGACACATTAACCTCTGAGTTAATATTTTATCTCTTTCCGTGATATGTGATCTATTCTCTTTCAAATAGGCATACTGGTGTAATACTCTACTCTTTAATTtggcggtttgtgtgtgtgtgcgtgtgtgtttcggtgtagATATGACGATATGTTCCCAGGAATGAGCGTGTACCTGTCAGACCGTAGAGTGTGCCAAGTATGTGGAGACGACGCCTCAGGTTGTCATTACGGGGCCGTCACCTGCGGAAGCTGCAAGGTGTTCTTCAAGAGGGCTGCAGCAGGTACACGCACGCATCCATCAACTTTGATGCACACTAAACAACAACTTGAAACAACTATAACGCAGTTACAGCTGAAAATTAACACAAATGTTAATTTACGTCACCTCTAAAAAATTAACAgcaaacagtaattatacaagaAAGTTACACCTTaacctacacacagacagacccccccccccccccccccacacacctaaACTCAGACAAAGcaagaaccacacacatacacgcacacacacactttacaaacCTACGCACACATAAAACGCCGATAGTATTGGCCATTATTTGCCATCCCATTCGATTAAGCCCACCGACTTTCTCACACAGACGGGGCAGAGTGACCTTAGATTgaagcggtagagagagagagagagagagagaaagagcgagagagaaagagcttgTTCTTTTGTTATTGGTTCACGCCTACATGTTGTTGTTACGACTGGTAGCAGGGGGCAATGCTAAAGTACAGTGCgtttatgtacgtgtgtgtgcttttgtgtgtgtgcactcatgcGTGTGCCCGCGTGTCTCTAGGTAAACAGAACCACCTCTGTGCCAGCCGCAATGACTGCACCATCGACAAACTGAGGCGAAAGAACTGTGCCTCGTGCCGCTTAAAGAGATGCTTCATGTCTGGCATGAGCCTCAAAGGTGAGCCTCTCTCCCGGTCTCCCttaccccccgcctcattctctccctgtctccctgtctccctctttccctttctcccggtccctctgtctctccctgtctcccccctccagttCAGTGTTTCCCTCAGCACTGTATGttgccttaacaacaatagggtcCCCGCCTTGACTACACATGTATAAAAAAAACTCGTAGGGTCAAGGAAACTTACTTCCATCAGGTGCAAAGAATatagataaataatgcattggtAATACTGTTAACAACAATAgtcgtgccataaagctttttgaatggtaaaccccccccccccccgcgccctcCTCTACCACCTTGACCAAGACATTTCCCGGAGGAAAAGCTGCTCTCTTATCTCCGGGAACACATCGCGAGTGAATGGAGTTCGAGTAATTGTTACGACGAGTGCTAAATCTCGGCAGAATTTAGTCAAGAAAACGTGTAGAGACTTCGTCTAAATGAAGTCATCACATGTTCCTTCCCAGCCAGATGTACTGTAGCCATTTCATTTCAGCGCAGGCCAATGGCACATTCCAGGAGGAAAGTGCCAAACCAAAGCAACGCTCGCCCACAACCTTATGTAAATGAATCACAATATTAGTTTCATAATTTTCTTATTTAATGTTGGCTCTTTGTCTCCCACCCCGTTCGTCAAGCTGTTTTCCTTTATTGGCCTTGTACTGTTTTGTGTAATAAGCACAGCAAATAAAACGGTTGGCTTGATATACAGCATTTGGAACTATTCATCGGTTTCCTTTAGTCTATCCTCTTTAATTGACTTCATTATATCTGCGTGGGTTTTTAATTGAATGAATAGTTGTTTGGGTTAGAAAATGTCCTATCCTTTCCATCGACTCTATCACGTGCGATTCTATCCTCATCTCTTCTATTCCATTCTATTCAGGTCGGAGGCTAAAGGTTGCCACTCAAACGCGAAGCAGGGATGAAGAGATGCCCCTGGCGTCAGGGAGTGATCGAGTGTTCGAAGCCAGTAGGATTGCCCCCACAAGCTACGCAGGTGAGGCTCAGGCTCTCTGTCTGTATTCTGTCGCTTTGTATTCATCGGTATTCTGTCCATCCTCAGGTTTAGCTTCCCTCATTCGTCTTCAGTCAGTGTTCCTAGTTTCTGTCCaaagtgacgtgtgtgtgtgtgtgtgtgtgtgtgtgtgtgtgtgtgtgtgtgtgtgtgtgtgtgtgagactcgCTATATCTCGCTCTTTCTAGCTTGTTATCAAGCAGTCTGGTCTCATCAATGAAGTGGTAGTTTCGAAAATTTGCATTTTATTCTCGCTGAGGCCAGGTGGTATTTTAGCATATATTGTGTTGGAAGAATGAACAAAAAGGAAATTATATCAATATAAGCTATGTACATCAgcatttatatacacacatgcatacaatgtCAGTGTTCCTAGTTTCTGTCCAAAGTGACTTGAGACCGATCCGACAGTAGCAGGAATATAATCAGTATTACTGCAATGCCTTTCAGTACGAAAAACATGAGGGGGCAATTTGTTCAAATATTTATAACAAACTTTTTAAGAAATcgcttattatattataatcaaTATTATTTAGAGTGTAGAGAGATGGTTGAGGGTCATCACCGggaggaaagtgtgtgtgtgtgcacgtttgggGGGCAGTTCACTTCCTTTGTCTAATGCTATGTGGTTGTGCTTAACATCGATCCATCCGACCTGTCATCCATTGACCTGTCCgttctctcctccaccaccgtgtTAGGCGGGTCTGTCTGCTTCGGCTAAGGCCCTGCTCCTTGTCTCCTCCCAACTGCAGCCTGCTCCCAGAGCCTGGACCCGGGTCCCTCTCCAAGCCTGCACTCGTGCCTCTCCCTGCTCAGCCAGCTGCAGGCCATTGAACCCATGGTGGTCAATGCGGGCCATGACCCCACGCTGCCGGACAGCCCCAGCTCCCTTCTGACCAGCCTCAACGAGCTGGGAGAGAGGCAGCTGGTCACGGTGGTGCACTGGGCCAAAGCCATACCAGGTACACGTCTGTGCTGTCTGTGCTGTCTGTGCTGTCTGTGCTGTCTGTGCTGTctgtgctgtctgtctgtctgtctgtctgtctgtctgtctgtctgtgtctgtcagtctgtctgtctctaacaGTCTGCGTCTGTGTCTATCATCTCTTGTCTACCCGTCtcttttctatctctctttctctctagctCAGTCTCAGTATATCCATCTCTCGCTTGCTTTGTGTACGTCTACCCAGCACCCTGTCTTGCtatctcactctgtctttctctgtgtctctctttatctatgtatgtctatctctctctctctgtgtctctctttatctatgtctctctctctctctctctctctctctctctctatctctatctctatctctatctctatctctctctctctctctctctctctctctctctctctctctctctctctctctctctatctctctctctctctctctctctctctctatctctctctctctctctctctcttttgccgtatgtctgtctgtgtcgctATCTTTCTCTGTATATGTCTATATCACTCTCTATCTTGCTgaatgtctgtctctgtctttattTGTCACTTTCTTTTTCAGCGTCTCTtaatcgctgtgtgtgtgtgtgtgtgagagactcgCTATATCTCGCTCTTTCTAGCTTGTCTAAGGTTATCAAGCAGTCTGGTCTCATCAATTAAGTGGTAGTTTGGAAAATTTGCATTTTATTCTCACTGAGGCCAGGTTGTATTTTAGCATATATACTGTGTTGGAAGAATGAACAAAAAGGAAATTATATCAATATAAGCTATGTACGTCAgcatttatatacacacatacctacaaATACAAAGTCAAAGAGCATCACAGCATCTCTAATGCTAGCCAAGGCCAAATGTTTAACGCTAAGCAAGACCTGGCCAAAAGCTCCTTTCAGATTTAATATTTTCATAAAGGTTAACATACAGTCATACCCATTTGTTTTCTCTATTAAATGCAAACCGTGGCCGAGCAAAGATTTAAAGCACAGAATCTGCATATTTCTGATATctgccactagagggcgatgtgttcatgtgtataaCAGAAGAAACACCAGCTCACACTTCATACCAACCATGTCTTTGTTTGAAGAATGGAGAATTATCTTTTCATCTAATGTAGTAATGTAGTAATACACATAAAAAGAGTGGTCTGGTGACTgatcccccccctcacctgggcAGGTTTCCGCGACCTGCACGTGGACGACCAGATGTTCGTGATCCAGTCTTCGTGGATGGGGGTGATGGTATTTGCCCTGGGATGGAGGTCTTACACGCTCACTAATGGCTCCATGCTGTACTTTGCTCCAGACCTGATCTTTGATGAGTATGTCAACAGCTAAACATTGCAATTCATAAGCTATTTTCCCTTAACGAAAAAGTTTCCCTTTTCCGCTATTAAGTTTGTTCTCTATTGAATAAACTATTGCCTGTCTGCTCACCCCCACAACAAAGTTGGCATTATAGTTTGTTGATGCATAAGGAGGTTTGAACTGTCACTGGGAACACAAAGTGAGCGAACCCTCCCAAAGTGAGCACACTTACTCATTGTGGAGTAAACAAGTATATTCTCTTTATTTCCCTTCTTTCCCCCCTTGCACCTGCTTAACACATAACCCCAAGAGGAATCGCCTGAATTCATCATTTATTCTATTTCAAGATTGAAACCTCCTCGTCAATTTAACCAAGATGAGAGcttctgtctctgtattcacttaTTTTGCTTTCATCTTAAAGCTTTCATTTTATCTTTTCGCTCCCCTCATAAAGCTACCGTTCTAACTGCTCCGGAAATGTTTTTGGCCCTTCACACCGTCTCACTGTCTTAGATCTTGGGGTGGTATCGAGACGCATGAGCAGGCTTTTATTTGGAGTATTTCCCGTACATGCATCCAGGATTACTAGAGCCACTAAAAT includes the following:
- the LOC115552233 gene encoding progesterone receptor isoform X1 — encoded protein: MTESSYGKPVPSCRKNCFSSYTSTVKKQSKMSFHLKASARGLTQSSSTANGRDQQYISGETCPCPVAIELSTAVSVSLGLDSAPQPNDLNNCSKNAFAESVPSAAANSIQSASEFGPGVSVSPEVIRGQPKDPEEMEQGAFDQVSDDMYQGSCMGLLGSSQGDYALPETRAHPAIARYVVKESNLFIMNAVDEPSALPKQDELLHVKTSTQTATPPLFRDTPGMWCVGSHVLYSDRTEPERSRLCGHNLSCKYCNYGQPSFGPRQPCYCAPSSDGNRDANSGLQTVMTQGYGQVESYQTAVPQGLGHYSNIKTESPSWVEYRDPSFRYDDMFPGMSVYLSDRRVCQVCGDDASGCHYGAVTCGSCKVFFKRAAAGKQNHLCASRNDCTIDKLRRKNCASCRLKRCFMSGMSLKGRRLKVATQTRSRDEEMPLASGSDRVFEASRIAPTSYAACSQSLDPGPSPSLHSCLSLLSQLQAIEPMVVNAGHDPTLPDSPSSLLTSLNELGERQLVTVVHWAKAIPGFRDLHVDDQMFVIQSSWMGVMVFALGWRSYTLTNGSMLYFAPDLIFDEQRMQVSSMYEHCVRMQLLSQRFSMLRVTQEEYLCMKALLLFSIIPVEGLKNQQGFDKLRTSYINELERLASHHGETTRTQRLFQLTQLLDYLHPIIRKLHQFTYDLFVQAQSLQNRVCFPEMISEIVSVHVPKILTGMVKPILFHKAG
- the LOC115552233 gene encoding androgen receptor isoform X3, giving the protein MRRTYDDMFPGMSVYLSDRRVCQVCGDDASGCHYGAVTCGSCKVFFKRAAAGKQNHLCASRNDCTIDKLRRKNCASCRLKRCFMSGMSLKGRRLKVATQTRSRDEEMPLASGSDRVFEASRIAPTSYAACSQSLDPGPSPSLHSCLSLLSQLQAIEPMVVNAGHDPTLPDSPSSLLTSLNELGERQLVTVVHWAKAIPGFRDLHVDDQMFVIQSSWMGVMVFALGWRSYTLTNGSMLYFAPDLIFDEQRMQVSSMYEHCVRMQLLSQRFSMLRVTQEEYLCMKALLLFSIIPVEGLKNQQGFDKLRTSYINELERLASHHGETTRTQRLFQLTQLLDYLHPIIRKLHQFTYDLFVQAQSLQNRVCFPEMISEIVSVHVPKILTGMVKPILFHKAG
- the LOC115552233 gene encoding androgen receptor isoform X4 — protein: MFPGMSVYLSDRRVCQVCGDDASGCHYGAVTCGSCKVFFKRAAAGKQNHLCASRNDCTIDKLRRKNCASCRLKRCFMSGMSLKGRRLKVATQTRSRDEEMPLASGSDRVFEASRIAPTSYAACSQSLDPGPSPSLHSCLSLLSQLQAIEPMVVNAGHDPTLPDSPSSLLTSLNELGERQLVTVVHWAKAIPGFRDLHVDDQMFVIQSSWMGVMVFALGWRSYTLTNGSMLYFAPDLIFDEQRMQVSSMYEHCVRMQLLSQRFSMLRVTQEEYLCMKALLLFSIIPVEGLKNQQGFDKLRTSYINELERLASHHGETTRTQRLFQLTQLLDYLHPIIRKLHQFTYDLFVQAQSLQNRVCFPEMISEIVSVHVPKILTGMVKPILFHKAG
- the LOC115552233 gene encoding progesterone receptor isoform X2, which codes for MTESSYANGRDQQYISGETCPCPVAIELSTAVSVSLGLDSAPQPNDLNNCSKNAFAESVPSAAANSIQSASEFGPGVSVSPEVIRGQPKDPEEMEQGAFDQVSDDMYQGSCMGLLGSSQGDYALPETRAHPAIARYVVKESNLFIMNAVDEPSALPKQDELLHVKTSTQTATPPLFRDTPGMWCVGSHVLYSDRTEPERSRLCGHNLSCKYCNYGQPSFGPRQPCYCAPSSDGNRDANSGLQTVMTQGYGQVESYQTAVPQGLGHYSNIKTESPSWVEYRDPSFRYDDMFPGMSVYLSDRRVCQVCGDDASGCHYGAVTCGSCKVFFKRAAAGKQNHLCASRNDCTIDKLRRKNCASCRLKRCFMSGMSLKGRRLKVATQTRSRDEEMPLASGSDRVFEASRIAPTSYAACSQSLDPGPSPSLHSCLSLLSQLQAIEPMVVNAGHDPTLPDSPSSLLTSLNELGERQLVTVVHWAKAIPGFRDLHVDDQMFVIQSSWMGVMVFALGWRSYTLTNGSMLYFAPDLIFDEQRMQVSSMYEHCVRMQLLSQRFSMLRVTQEEYLCMKALLLFSIIPVEGLKNQQGFDKLRTSYINELERLASHHGETTRTQRLFQLTQLLDYLHPIIRKLHQFTYDLFVQAQSLQNRVCFPEMISEIVSVHVPKILTGMVKPILFHKAG